In Anoplopoma fimbria isolate UVic2021 breed Golden Eagle Sablefish chromosome 22, Afim_UVic_2022, whole genome shotgun sequence, a genomic segment contains:
- the LOC129111486 gene encoding high-affinity choline transporter 1-like, whose product MALSIPGLIMMVAFYLLVLGIGIWASVKSKKMEKKTPGGQVEVSFLANRSVSLVVGVFTMTATWVGGAFIIGIAEAVYDPTKGLIWALVPLQTSIAFIIGGLFFAKPMRENNYVSMMDPFQRKYGKGLTAALAIIPVITEVVWIPALLISLGATMSVVIDLPFSACVWISAVVAIIYTVLGGLYSVAYTDVIQISLVFLSLWLCVPFVLTSDIYTDISETAFNRTYQGSWVGRLEYDDVGIWIDNFLVMSLGNMAIQDFHQRTLSSRSTSTARIICFIAAGAVIVVGIPSVLIGAVAASTDWNATSYGSPSPYERGESAMVLPIILQNLTPTYIFAFGIGAVAAAVMSSADSYLLSATTIFTTNIYQTIRSQASDKELQWVIRLSIVAAGLVGTSLTYLDSSIMVFWILGADLTYTIMLPQLICVLFIRVSNGYGAAAGYVVAFVMRVLCGEPVFKLPVILAFPGCTSEDGVYVQRAPFKTICMLSALTSILVFSYVASLLFNKGILHERWDVFKVKSQEELRPAEGAREADGEKTDAPNENKPMLDTGC is encoded by the exons ATGGCTCTCAGTATCCCAGGTCTGATCATGATGGTAGCATTCTACCTGCTTGTGTTGGGAATCGGCATCTGGGCGTCTGTGAAGTCtaagaagatggagaaaaagaCCCCAGGTGGACAGGTAGAGGTTTCTTTTTTGGCCAACCGGAGTGTCAGCTTGGTGGTGGGGGTTTTCACAATGACAG CTACTTGGGTTGGAGGTGCTTTTATCATTGGGATTGCAGAGGCGGTTTATGACCCCACTAAGGGTCTAATCTGGGCTCTTGTTCCTCTGCAAACGTCCATCGCATTTATCATCG gtggaCTGTTCTTTGCAAAGCCAATGAGGGAGAACAATTACGTCAGTATGATGGATCCGTTCCAGAGGAAGTATGGAAAAGGACTGACTGCAGCTCTTGCCATCATTCCAGTCATCACTGAAGTTGTCTGGATTCCTGCTTTACTCATTTCCTTGG GAGCGACCATGAGTGTGGTCATCGATCTGCCCTTCAGTGCGTGCGTGTGGATCTCTGCCGTAGTCGCCATCATCTACACCGTGCTCGGAGGTCTCTATTCAGTCGCTTACACCGATGTCATCCAGATCTCACTGGTGTTTCTGAGCTTG TGGCTGTGTGTCCCTTTTGTTCTGACGAGTGACATTTATACTGACATCAGTGAAACAGCGTTCAACCGCACATACCAGGGCTCCTGGGTTGGCCGGCTGGAGTATGATGATGTTGGGATATGGATTGATAATTTTCTAGTGatg TCTTTGGGCAATATGGCCATTCAGGATTTCCATCAGAGGACGCTGTCCTCCCGCTCCACCTCCACAGCCAGGATCATCTGTTTCATAGCAGCAGGAGCCGTCATCGTTGTAGGAATCCCATCTGTGCTGATCGGAGCTGTTGCAGCTTCGACAG ACTGGAACGCCACCTCATACGGTTCTCCTTCTCCATATGAGCGAGGGGAGTCGGCCATGGTGTTGCCCATCATCCTTCAGAATTTAACCCCGACCTACATCTTTGCTTTTGGCATCGGAGCGGttgctgctgcagtgatgtCATCTGCTGACTCTTACCTTCTGTCTGCAACCACCATCTTCACCACCAACATCTACCAGACCATCAGGAGCCAG GCGTCTGATAAAGAGCTGCAGTGGGTGATCCGTCTCTCCATTGTGGCTGCAGGACTTGTGGGAACGTCCCTCACCTACCTGGACAGCAGCATCATGGTGTTCTGGATCCTGGGCGCAGATCTGACCTACACCATCATGCTCCCACAGCTGATCTGCGTCCTCTTCATCCGGGTTTCCAACGGTTACGGGGCCGCTGCAGGCTATGTTGTTGCCTTTGTCATGAGGGTTTTGTGTGGAGAGCCCGTGTTCAAGCTTCCTGTCATCCTCGCTTTCCCAGGATGCACTTCAGAGGACGGCGTTTACGTTCAGCGCGCTCCGTTCAAGACCATCTGCATGCTGTCTGCTCTGACCTCCATTCTGGTGTTTTCATATGTGGCCTCTCTCCTGTTTAACAAGGGGATCCTTCATGAGAGGTGGGACGTGTTCAAGGTGAAATCACAGGAAGAACTACgaccagcagagggagccaGAGAGGCTGATGGTGAAAAGACTGATGctccaaatgaaaataaaccaaTGCTCGATACAGGCTGCTAA